One segment of Stappia sp. 28M-7 DNA contains the following:
- a CDS encoding acyl-CoA desaturase: MLNRGDQIAHQMFQEAQLPGQPRQKVIDSPHLHKMQRMHFFLFDVLPILGTACAIVLLFFHPVTSVDLTLFLVFWTLSGLGISIGYHRLFTHRSFKASAPVRALLGIFGSMAGQGGVISWTAMHRRHHELGDQEGDLHSPNLHGSGFSGKIKGFIHAHFTWMVAHPYPNVVHYAPDLLKDRVMIWVNRHYYTWIILGLLIPTVIGGLVSQSWMGALTGFLWGGMVRMFVVEQGIFALNSLCHLIGRRRFVTDDQSTNISWLAPFIFGESWHHNHHAFPGSASFGLAWYRIDPGYWVIRLLALFGQAWDIKVPSKEQIKRREIRSA, from the coding sequence ATGCTGAACAGAGGCGACCAGATCGCTCATCAGATGTTCCAGGAGGCGCAACTGCCAGGGCAGCCGCGCCAGAAGGTCATCGACAGTCCGCACCTGCACAAGATGCAGAGGATGCACTTTTTCCTGTTCGATGTGCTGCCGATTCTCGGCACTGCCTGCGCGATCGTGTTGCTCTTCTTCCATCCGGTCACGTCCGTGGACCTGACGCTCTTCCTCGTCTTCTGGACACTGAGCGGTCTCGGTATCTCGATCGGCTATCACCGCCTTTTCACCCATCGCAGCTTCAAGGCCTCGGCGCCGGTCCGGGCGCTTCTCGGCATCTTCGGTTCGATGGCGGGGCAGGGCGGCGTGATCTCCTGGACGGCGATGCACCGGCGTCACCACGAGCTGGGCGACCAGGAGGGTGATCTGCACTCGCCGAACCTGCACGGCAGTGGTTTTTCAGGGAAGATCAAGGGCTTCATCCACGCGCACTTCACCTGGATGGTGGCGCATCCCTATCCCAACGTCGTCCATTACGCGCCGGACCTGCTCAAGGACCGCGTGATGATCTGGGTGAACCGCCACTACTATACCTGGATCATCCTCGGCCTGCTGATCCCGACCGTCATCGGCGGGCTGGTGAGCCAGTCCTGGATGGGCGCGCTGACGGGCTTCCTATGGGGCGGCATGGTGCGGATGTTCGTGGTCGAGCAGGGCATCTTCGCGCTCAACTCGCTCTGCCACCTGATCGGCCGGCGTCGCTTCGTGACCGACGATCAGAGCACCAACATCAGCTGGCTCGCGCCCTTCATCTTCGGCGAGTCCTGGCACCACAACCACCATGCCTTCCCCGGTTCGGCGTCCTTCGGGCTCGCCTGGTACCGCATCGATCCCGGTTACTGGGTCATCCGCTTGCTCGCTCTTTTCGGTCAGGCCTGGGACATCAAGGTCCCGTCGAAAGAGCAGATCAAGCGCCGGGAAATTCGCAGCGCCTGA